A stretch of Blautia liquoris DNA encodes these proteins:
- the rsmH gene encoding 16S rRNA (cytosine(1402)-N(4))-methyltransferase RsmH: MEFKHKSVLLKETIDSLNIKSDGIYIDGTIGGAGHALEICKRLSDKGQLIGFDQDADAIYAAGERLRDYEDQITIIRNNYCHMKEELEIRGITQVDGILLDLGVSSFQLDSPDRGFTYRVDAPLDMRMDRRQERTAADIVNQYSEKDLYRIIRDYGEERFAQNIAKHICIARQEAAIETTGELIEIIKHAIPAKVRATGGHPAKRTFQAIRIELNQELDVLKDSLDGMIELLSDGGRLCVITFHSLEDRIVKTSFKKNEDPCICPPEFPVCVCGRKSKGKVLTRKPIIPTREEIEANKRSKSSKLRVFERRK, from the coding sequence ATGGAATTTAAACACAAATCGGTGTTACTAAAAGAGACGATTGACAGTCTTAACATTAAATCGGATGGGATTTATATTGATGGGACCATAGGAGGGGCAGGACATGCTCTCGAGATCTGTAAAAGATTGTCAGACAAGGGACAGCTGATTGGTTTTGATCAGGATGCAGATGCAATATATGCCGCTGGGGAACGGCTTCGCGACTATGAAGACCAGATCACGATTATTCGAAACAATTACTGCCATATGAAAGAGGAGCTTGAAATAAGGGGTATTACTCAGGTAGATGGAATCCTGCTTGATTTGGGAGTCTCTTCCTTTCAGTTGGATTCTCCCGACAGGGGGTTTACGTACAGAGTAGATGCGCCGCTGGACATGCGTATGGACCGAAGGCAAGAGCGTACCGCAGCCGATATCGTAAATCAATATTCTGAGAAAGATCTTTATCGGATTATCAGGGATTACGGCGAAGAGAGATTTGCACAGAACATAGCAAAGCATATCTGTATCGCCAGACAAGAGGCAGCGATCGAGACGACTGGGGAGTTAATCGAGATCATCAAACATGCCATACCTGCCAAGGTCCGTGCCACTGGCGGACATCCGGCCAAGAGAACTTTTCAGGCCATACGAATTGAACTGAATCAGGAACTGGATGTACTGAAAGATTCTTTGGATGGAATGATCGAATTATTAAGTGATGGAGGAAGACTATGTGTGATTACCTTTCATTCTCTGGAAGACCGCATTGTAAAGACATCATTTAAGAAGAATGAAGATCCCTGTATCTGTCCGCCGGAGTTTCCGGTATGTGTATGCGGCAGAAAATCCAAGGGGAAAGTGCTTACCCGTAAACCGATTATACCGACAAGAGAAGAAATTGAGGCAAATAAGCGGTCGAAAAGTTCAAAACTGCGGGTTTTTGAACGAAGAAAGTGA
- a CDS encoding peptidoglycan D,D-transpeptidase FtsI family protein, which produces MRKNKTYNKKKVVVIFFLCAAMLIGLVGRLVYLMVFRSDYYSKKADQLHERERDIKAARGKILDSNGVILAANKTVCTISVIHSQIEDQSAVIRMLVKELEIPEETARKRVEKRSSIERVKTNVDKEVGDRIREYGYSGVKVDEDFKRYYPYDTLASHVLGFTGSDNQGIIGLEVKYDDVLEGINGKILTTTDARGIELDTIGESRVEPVAGYNLRTSIDSNIQLYCEQAAKKVMQEHQADSVSILLMNPQNGEIYSCVSVPEFNLNDPFTLNYDVDTSGMTEEKIQDLCNQMWRNPCINDTYEPGSCFKVFTMSAALEEGVVKPDDTFTCGGYRVVEDRRIHCHKRTGHGTETFVQGAQNSCNPVFIDVGLRLGVDNFYKYLNRFGLMDKTGVDLPGEANTIMHKKSNVGPVELATMSFGQSFQVTPMQLAATASSLVNGGTRITPHFGVEVVDDDDNLVEKLKFKTKEGILSEKISDEVCDILESVVSEGSGKNAKIEGYKIGGKTATSQTLPRSANRYISSFLGFAPTDNPKVLGLLLINNPKGIYWGGTIAAPAMREIFENIFPYLGIEKAEVPVKSEDGE; this is translated from the coding sequence ATGCGCAAAAACAAGACCTATAATAAGAAGAAAGTAGTTGTCATCTTCTTTTTGTGTGCCGCTATGCTGATCGGACTAGTGGGCAGACTTGTATATCTGATGGTATTCAGATCTGATTACTACTCAAAAAAGGCAGATCAGCTTCACGAGCGAGAGAGGGATATAAAAGCCGCACGTGGGAAGATATTAGACAGCAATGGAGTAATTCTCGCGGCAAACAAGACGGTCTGCACAATTTCCGTAATCCACTCCCAGATTGAGGATCAAAGTGCAGTGATCCGAATGCTTGTGAAGGAATTGGAGATTCCGGAAGAGACAGCGAGGAAACGAGTGGAGAAACGTTCATCAATAGAGCGTGTGAAGACAAATGTGGACAAGGAGGTCGGTGATCGCATCCGGGAATACGGATACAGCGGGGTAAAAGTGGATGAGGATTTTAAAAGGTACTACCCGTATGATACCTTAGCTTCACACGTCCTCGGATTTACCGGATCTGATAATCAGGGAATCATCGGACTTGAGGTAAAATATGATGATGTACTCGAAGGGATTAACGGGAAAATATTGACTACTACAGATGCCAGAGGGATTGAGCTTGACACAATAGGAGAAAGCCGTGTGGAGCCAGTTGCCGGTTATAATCTGCGCACAAGCATTGACTCTAATATTCAACTTTACTGTGAACAGGCTGCAAAAAAGGTCATGCAGGAACATCAGGCGGATTCTGTCTCAATTCTACTTATGAATCCACAAAACGGAGAGATTTACTCGTGTGTGAGTGTGCCGGAATTTAATCTGAATGATCCCTTTACCTTAAATTATGATGTGGATACTTCTGGGATGACGGAAGAAAAGATTCAGGATTTGTGTAATCAGATGTGGAGAAACCCCTGTATCAATGATACATATGAGCCAGGATCCTGCTTTAAAGTCTTTACGATGTCAGCAGCTCTCGAGGAGGGCGTTGTAAAACCGGATGATACATTCACCTGTGGCGGTTATCGAGTTGTAGAAGACAGGAGAATCCACTGTCACAAGAGAACCGGCCATGGCACGGAAACTTTCGTGCAGGGAGCTCAGAATTCTTGCAATCCGGTCTTTATTGATGTAGGTTTGCGACTGGGAGTCGATAATTTTTACAAGTATTTAAATAGATTCGGGCTGATGGATAAAACCGGTGTTGATCTTCCGGGCGAGGCGAATACGATCATGCATAAAAAATCAAATGTCGGTCCCGTAGAACTTGCCACGATGTCTTTCGGGCAGAGCTTTCAAGTGACACCCATGCAGCTTGCCGCGACAGCCAGCTCTTTAGTCAATGGCGGAACAAGGATCACACCACACTTTGGCGTGGAGGTGGTTGATGATGATGATAATTTGGTAGAAAAATTAAAATTCAAGACAAAAGAAGGCATTCTTTCGGAGAAAATATCCGATGAGGTGTGTGATATCCTGGAAAGTGTAGTATCGGAAGGGTCCGGTAAAAATGCAAAAATCGAGGGATATAAAATTGGCGGCAAGACGGCGACGTCTCAGACTCTTCCGAGAAGTGCGAATCGCTACATCTCTTCTTTTCTGGGGTTTGCACCTACAGACAATCCAAAAGTGCTGGGTCTCTTACTCATCAATAATCCGAAAGGGATCTATTGGGGAGGCACGATAGCCGCACCTGCCATGAGAGAGATATTCGAGAATATATTCCCTTATCTTGGAATTGAGAAGGCGGAAGTGCCGGTGAAGAGCGAGGATGGCGAATAA
- a CDS encoding peptidoglycan D,D-transpeptidase FtsI family protein, translated as MSKRTTKKRQNIIKERKKDGRISKKLVGLFILVVLALVGLALRITYINASDHQDYKRQVLNQTQQQYSSRVIPFKRGEIQDRNGTILAASEKVYNVILDCKIVNSKVKVKDKSAKIYLEPTVKALVEVLGLDEDDIRSRLEDDKTKNSQYQILKKQLSITDKKKFEDYLDLDNEENKSLSDKEKLMRQRVKGVWFEETYVRRYPMNSMASDLIGFTYDGITADWGIEGYYSSLLNGVNGRQFGYFNSDADVEQTIQDPINGKNVISTIDANIQQIIRDALESYENEMANGPNGTAAAKNVGVIAMNPNTGEILGMDSSDWYDLNNPRDLKPFYSAEEIAAMDDKAQLDALNKIWRNFCISDTFEPGSTVKPMTVAAALESGSISADDTYHCNGFKTVSGLKIKCAIYPNGHGTLSLGDSLKHSCNVAMMDIAEKMGAENFLRYQKIFNFGDYTGIDLPGEGSGILHTQQALGSTELATAAFGQGFTGTMIQEIAAFSSVINGGTYYKPHVVSSVTDSLGAVVENIDPVMVRKTISPEVSNEVRQYLGTVMDSDGSGAKAKVAGYSMGGKTGTAQKIPRTDKKYLVSFIGFAPLDHPQVALYVVVDEPNAAIQANSIYPQQIYKKIMKELLPYLNIFPADPSAVELPDKDSTTNKADGVVDENVPKPPEGETSAGNNNMLSGGVTNSDAEITNE; from the coding sequence TTGAGCAAAAGAACGACAAAGAAGCGTCAAAACATCATAAAGGAAAGAAAAAAAGACGGCAGGATAAGTAAAAAGCTGGTAGGACTATTCATCTTAGTCGTGCTGGCTTTAGTCGGTTTAGCACTTCGAATTACGTATATCAATGCCAGCGATCATCAGGATTATAAACGTCAGGTTCTGAATCAGACACAGCAGCAGTATAGCAGCCGTGTAATTCCTTTTAAGAGAGGTGAAATTCAGGATCGAAATGGCACCATCCTTGCTGCCAGCGAAAAAGTTTATAACGTGATTTTGGACTGCAAGATCGTAAACAGCAAGGTAAAAGTGAAGGACAAGTCTGCTAAGATTTATCTGGAACCAACCGTAAAGGCACTGGTTGAGGTTCTGGGCCTTGATGAGGACGATATCCGTTCCCGTCTGGAGGATGATAAAACAAAAAACAGCCAGTATCAGATTCTAAAAAAACAATTGTCCATCACAGACAAGAAAAAGTTTGAAGACTATCTGGATCTGGACAATGAGGAAAATAAGAGCCTAAGTGACAAAGAAAAACTGATGCGCCAGAGAGTGAAGGGAGTATGGTTTGAAGAGACTTATGTCAGAAGATACCCCATGAATTCTATGGCCAGTGATCTGATTGGATTCACCTATGACGGGATAACGGCTGACTGGGGAATCGAAGGTTATTATTCCAGCCTGCTAAATGGAGTGAATGGACGCCAGTTCGGATACTTTAATTCTGATGCTGATGTGGAACAGACGATCCAGGATCCCATAAACGGGAAAAATGTTATCTCCACCATCGATGCGAACATCCAGCAGATTATCAGAGATGCGTTGGAATCATATGAAAATGAGATGGCCAACGGACCAAATGGAACTGCCGCTGCAAAAAATGTCGGTGTAATTGCAATGAACCCTAATACCGGAGAGATTCTGGGAATGGATTCTTCCGACTGGTATGATCTGAATAATCCAAGGGATCTGAAGCCCTTTTATTCGGCGGAAGAGATTGCGGCCATGGATGATAAGGCACAGCTGGATGCATTGAATAAGATCTGGAGAAATTTCTGTATCTCTGATACTTTTGAACCGGGTTCCACGGTAAAGCCTATGACGGTTGCGGCTGCACTCGAGAGCGGCAGTATATCGGCAGATGATACTTATCACTGCAATGGATTTAAAACTGTATCGGGTCTGAAAATCAAATGTGCAATCTATCCCAATGGGCATGGGACATTATCCCTTGGTGACAGTCTGAAACATTCCTGTAATGTTGCGATGATGGACATCGCAGAAAAGATGGGAGCAGAAAACTTTCTCAGGTATCAGAAAATATTTAATTTCGGGGATTATACCGGAATCGATCTGCCTGGGGAGGGGAGCGGAATTCTCCATACGCAACAGGCTTTAGGTTCGACAGAGCTTGCCACGGCAGCGTTTGGACAAGGTTTTACCGGCACGATGATTCAGGAAATTGCTGCATTTTCATCTGTGATCAATGGAGGAACCTATTATAAACCCCATGTGGTGAGTTCAGTAACAGACAGTTTGGGAGCCGTCGTAGAGAACATAGATCCGGTTATGGTCAGAAAGACGATATCTCCGGAAGTCAGTAATGAAGTCCGGCAGTATCTGGGCACTGTGATGGACTCTGATGGATCGGGTGCGAAAGCAAAAGTGGCGGGATATAGCATGGGCGGAAAGACTGGTACAGCTCAGAAGATTCCGAGAACTGACAAAAAATATCTGGTATCCTTCATCGGATTCGCACCACTTGATCATCCGCAGGTTGCTTTGTATGTTGTGGTAGATGAGCCGAATGCAGCCATTCAGGCCAATAGTATCTATCCCCAGCAAATCTATAAAAAGATCATGAAGGAACTTCTGCCTTACCTGAACATCTTTCCAGCAGATCCATCGGCTGTTGAACTACCAGATAAAGATTCGACTACGAACAAAGCCGACGGCGTTGTGGATGAGAATGTTCCAAAGCCACCAGAAGGTGAAACCTCTGCAGGCAATAATAATATGTTAAGCGGTGGTGTGACGAATTCTGACGCGGAAATTACGAATGAATGA